AAAAATTTTCATGATATTTACGGGTTCATCAGCCCTTAACTTAAATTATGATGAAGAAGCTGCAAGAAGAATAATTAATTACAATATTAATCCTTTAAATTACACGCAACACTTAAATTTAAAATATAAATATAATTCAATTGATTTATCAAATGCCTTAAGAGATTTAATTTTCACAGGAAATGTGGAAGATGCAATCGAAATTGAACAAAAGGTTAATCATGATTTGTTAAATTTAAAAGGATATTCATCTACTGATTGGGACAATTATTTCAAATTTGGAGGATTTCCCCAGGTCATGTTTGACACTAGACAAAGGGATATAGTTAAAAAAATGTTTAATTCAGTGAATACGGTTATTCAAAAAGACTTGGGAACAATTAAAAATATCACTACTGACACCCAAAGTTATGCAATGAGAATATTAAAATTCTTAGCACAAAAATATCCTGGTGATGTTTCACAAAATAAATTGTCTTCAGAGCTTGGATGTCCATTCAGTACAATAAATACATTATTTTATTTATTTGAAAAAACACAATTACTCTTCCATTATGATGATTACGGTGGCATAAACCATAGAACCAAAAAAGAAAAGCAATATTATTTTGCAACCCCTAGTATTCGTCATGTAATCAATTTGACATTTGGAGTTACTAAACTCAAAGAAGAAGAATATGAGGGAATTTTATTTGAGAATTTTGTTGCATCATTGTTATTTAATCTGATACATGATGACAATTTCTTTGATTTTGAGGTCTTTTTCGAAAAAAGGAAAGGGGGTGTAGATTTTCTTTTAAGTAAGATGTTTGAAAACCCTATTCCGATTGAAGTTGGCCATAAAAATAAAGATAAGCGTCAGATTATAAATGCGATGAAGCGTTATAATTCAAATCATGGGATAATTGTTTCACAAACAACAAGAACAATTAGAAAAGATGGCGATATAATATATATTCCAATGAAGACATTTTCATTCATTTAACAAATTCGCCCGAAAAACACAAATTAAAAGCTTACATTAAAATATTCAATGATTTGTATTTTTTTAGTCAGCTATTGCGTTAAATCGATGAATCTCTGAATCAACCAGTCGGAGATGCTTATGTCGGATGAATATCTTATGATTTCATCCCTTTTAAACCATTGCGCCTTGACTATCTCATCACCGTCAACCTTTATCTCACCTGAATCATATTCGGCTTCAAAGGCAAGCATCAGTGAATTGGGAAATGGCCAGGACTGGCTTTTAAGGTAATTGACGTTTTTGATTTTGATTCCTACCTCTTCAGCGACTTCCCTGTGGACGGCTTCCTCAATGGACTCGCCAGGTTCCACAAAACCGGCAATAAGTGCAAAGCGGATATTGTCATGATAGCTGTGTTTTGCCATAAGCAATTTGTCCTCATTTCTGATGGCCACAATAATTGCAGGAGCGATTCTAGGATAGTGCACTTGACCGCATTTCATGCATTTTAACATCATGTCCTTTTCATCT
The sequence above is a segment of the Methanobrevibacter millerae genome. Coding sequences within it:
- a CDS encoding ATP-binding protein, encoding MVENKAEIQRFILNQVNETQFLLNDELYHQNIKLTPRLEFEEIKIYIDDFLQGNNVNRFVTLPGLRGVGKSTILLEVYDYLFNEKNINPENILYISCEQLNYIQQCDIYAVIDDYIKNFHHASIKTLNHQIFLLIDESHYDKNWSLAGKMIYDQSKKIFMIFTGSSALNLNYDEEAARRIINYNINPLNYTQHLNLKYKYNSIDLSNALRDLIFTGNVEDAIEIEQKVNHDLLNLKGYSSTDWDNYFKFGGFPQVMFDTRQRDIVKKMFNSVNTVIQKDLGTIKNITTDTQSYAMRILKFLAQKYPGDVSQNKLSSELGCPFSTINTLFYLFEKTQLLFHYDDYGGINHRTKKEKQYYFATPSIRHVINLTFGVTKLKEEEYEGILFENFVASLLFNLIHDDNFFDFEVFFEKRKGGVDFLLSKMFENPIPIEVGHKNKDKRQIINAMKRYNSNHGIIVSQTTRTIRKDGDIIYIPMKTFSFI
- the nudC gene encoding NAD(+) diphosphatase; its protein translation is MIEKSIYEDYEIDFSDTYTSVDAYYFIFNSERELYLDNDELARSIDDIDVNFSLYIGKYKNKDCFCVNADFKNGYDLREVYEFNRDLYLMGTKAVLVNDWYISHQYCGRCGTKTQLDEKDMMLKCMKCGQVHYPRIAPAIIVAIRNEDKLLMAKHSYHDNIRFALIAGFVEPGESIEEAVHREVAEEVGIKIKNVNYLKSQSWPFPNSLMLAFEAEYDSGEIKVDGDEIVKAQWFKRDEIIRYSSDISISDWLIQRFIDLTQ